One part of the Nostoc sp. PCC 7120 = FACHB-418 genome encodes these proteins:
- a CDS encoding phytase: MVNTTVRFSQFNASLNRNAEGQLVSDLSTPNNAQAKAVAEIIQRNNPDVLLINEFDYDSENPLEAVQLFQQNYLGVSQNGATPVNYSYVYIAPSNTGIASGFDLNNNGATVTTPGAPGYGDDAFGFGNFPGQFGMLLLSKYPIDTANIRTFQNFLWKDMPDSLLSTIQSPGSQTPWYSPEEQAVLRLSSKSHWDVPILVNGETVHVLVSHPTPPVFDGAEDRNGKRNHDEIRFWADYITPGEGGYIYDDAGGTGGLAAGSSFVIMGDQNADPYDGDSFDNAILQLLQNPGINTNAIPSSPGAAQQSALQGGANTNHQGNPSFDTADFADTTPGNLRSDYVLPSTDLQITNSQVFWPLSNDPTFPPVGTFPFPSSDHRLVSVDVQVGATEAGKTITELEFQGQTTFPTGFIPTGAAGAVNGLSVPVGGLSGVTYNAANNRYYAISDDRSQFAPARFYTFTSNGGVTFTDVTTLKDSNGDTFPLNSLDPEGIALTNNGTVFISSEGEANPSAGRVTNPFIKEFSLTTGQEVRSLFVPTKFLPIVQDTNNNGIVDAGDTQTSGVRNNLAFESLTITPDQKTLFTATENALLQDGVRASLTSGSRSRILQYNLVSGQPEKEYLYITDAIAASPNPTTGFSDNGLVDLLAIDNRGTLLAVERSFAQGVGNTIKIYEISLQGATDISTINSLDSLNPTEFATIQPAQKRLLLNLNDLNLPNGTDNIEGISFGPTLADGSQSIVLVSDNNFSGTQFTQILTLSAEIVPTVTPTVETRPDLLDDDNPSIPVIDQNADADDPAIYVNATNPDASLVITSVKNAGLRVYDLSGNLLQSVNPGGIRYNNVDLQYGFQLGGQSIDIAVASDRQNDKLVFFKINPNPTTPGQYLENITDSNLGTLFQGAPFAAPYSSSSRSAYGLALYRSPITNDYYVFVNRRQTGDIAQFKLIDQGNGKIGTQLIRQFTIPTDAGIDPQTEGMVVDQETGFLYIGQENVGIWKYEAEPNRGNTGRLIDTIKDLGGSYLTDDVEGLTIYYGENGTGYLLASSQGENTFVAYTREGNNDYVGSFGVGNNGAIDSVQESDGADVVNVPLGANFPFGLFVTQDGDNQPANIVDGENVNANFKLVPWENIANAFSQPLDIDTTSYDPRNPVAQARLTIYDFENLPKLGTTSAGQDIFLGGFSGLYFQGIAANGNLKFVTNTDRGPNGENIGANRPFALPNFQPEIVSFELNRATGEITITQRTGLFRQDGTTPLTGLPNLQAGARNTAYTDEIPVNLQNQILSNDPLGADLEGIVVDRNGDYWLVDEYRPAIYHFNSNGSLIDRFIPRGTATAPNPDQPAGTFGTEVLPEVYAQRRNNRGFEAVALEGNKLYAFIQSPIDNPDNSGDTVSRSSRNLRILEFDIVSKQVTAEYLYLLEGLPNTDKIGDAVSLGKGKFAVVERDDGETADANKLIFLIDLAGATNINNSANYSLPTGRTIEQLTPDELTAANITPVSKSLIANAAELGYTGVGKLEGLALVAPNTLALLNDNDFGVTGTTTNPDGTISIRVSPLAERLALLELPDNLPVTQPLDIQFGSSGSDNITAEPGQILFTGDGADTVDSPGNNTISTGNGDDTVFVGSDASVSTGNGNDQIFIGVESPASNTTANGGNGDDEITVIEAGGSNNLFGAAGNDTLQVIEGSRQFAFGGSGNDTLTSNGSYNRLNGGSGDDKLFSSVNDSLFGGDGDDVLFAGQAGSNRLTGGAGADQFWIANGSLPTSKNTVTDFAVGVDKIGLGGIGVTQFSALSLVQQGADTLVKLGATELVALQGITSTSLSVTDFVFAVSLVG; this comes from the coding sequence ATGGTAAATACTACAGTCCGCTTTTCCCAGTTCAACGCGTCTCTCAACCGTAACGCTGAAGGTCAGTTAGTCAGCGATTTATCTACCCCTAATAACGCTCAAGCAAAGGCTGTAGCGGAAATCATCCAACGCAATAACCCGGATGTGTTGCTAATTAATGAGTTTGACTACGATAGTGAGAATCCTTTAGAAGCCGTTCAACTATTCCAACAAAATTATCTAGGTGTGAGCCAAAATGGTGCAACGCCTGTTAATTATTCTTATGTTTACATTGCTCCCTCGAATACAGGTATTGCTTCTGGGTTTGACTTAAACAATAACGGCGCAACCGTAACCACTCCAGGCGCACCAGGATATGGTGATGATGCTTTTGGTTTTGGTAATTTCCCTGGTCAATTCGGGATGTTGCTTTTATCCAAATACCCGATTGATACGGCTAATATCCGCACCTTCCAAAATTTCTTATGGAAGGATATGCCAGATTCTTTATTATCTACTATCCAGAGTCCTGGTTCTCAAACGCCTTGGTATTCACCGGAAGAACAAGCAGTTTTGCGCCTCTCTTCTAAAAGCCACTGGGATGTACCCATTTTGGTAAATGGTGAAACAGTTCATGTCCTAGTGAGTCACCCCACACCCCCAGTTTTTGATGGTGCAGAAGACCGCAACGGTAAACGCAACCATGACGAGATTCGTTTTTGGGCAGACTATATTACCCCTGGTGAGGGTGGTTATATTTATGATGATGCTGGGGGAACTGGCGGTTTAGCGGCTGGGTCGAGCTTTGTGATTATGGGTGATCAAAATGCTGACCCCTATGATGGGGATAGTTTTGATAACGCTATTCTGCAATTGTTACAAAACCCTGGGATCAATACTAATGCCATTCCCAGCAGTCCCGGCGCGGCGCAACAGTCAGCCTTGCAAGGGGGAGCAAATACCAACCATCAAGGTAATCCTAGTTTTGACACAGCTGACTTTGCTGATACCACACCGGGTAACCTACGCTCAGATTATGTTTTACCTTCTACGGACTTGCAGATTACTAATTCACAAGTTTTTTGGCCTTTAAGTAATGATCCCACATTCCCCCCAGTGGGAACGTTTCCTTTCCCCAGTTCTGACCATCGCTTGGTGTCGGTTGATGTGCAGGTGGGGGCGACTGAAGCGGGTAAAACTATTACTGAGTTGGAGTTTCAAGGACAAACAACTTTCCCCACAGGCTTTATTCCTACTGGTGCGGCTGGGGCAGTTAATGGGTTATCAGTCCCGGTGGGTGGATTATCCGGTGTTACATATAATGCAGCTAACAACCGTTATTATGCCATCTCTGACGATCGCTCACAATTTGCCCCTGCGCGTTTTTATACTTTCACAAGCAATGGTGGTGTAACTTTTACTGATGTTACTACTCTCAAAGATAGCAATGGTGATACTTTCCCTTTAAATAGTCTTGACCCAGAAGGTATTGCTTTAACTAATAATGGGACTGTATTTATCTCCTCCGAAGGTGAGGCAAATCCTAGCGCTGGTCGGGTGACCAATCCCTTTATTAAAGAGTTTTCCTTAACCACAGGTCAAGAAGTGCGATCGCTTTTTGTACCTACAAAGTTTCTCCCTATCGTCCAGGATACTAATAATAACGGTATTGTTGATGCTGGTGATACCCAAACATCAGGGGTTCGTAATAACCTAGCCTTTGAAAGCCTCACCATCACACCAGACCAAAAAACTTTATTCACCGCGACAGAAAACGCCCTCCTCCAAGATGGTGTTAGGGCTTCTCTCACTAGTGGTAGCCGTTCGCGGATTCTGCAATATAACTTAGTTAGTGGTCAGCCAGAGAAAGAATATCTTTATATTACAGATGCGATCGCTGCATCGCCAAATCCAACCACAGGCTTTAGTGATAATGGTTTGGTAGATTTGCTGGCGATTGATAACCGTGGTACTTTGTTAGCGGTGGAACGTTCCTTTGCTCAAGGTGTGGGGAATACGATCAAAATTTACGAAATTTCTCTGCAAGGTGCGACTGATATTAGCACCATTAACTCCCTCGATAGTCTGAACCCCACAGAATTTGCAACTATTCAACCCGCCCAAAAGCGCCTACTGTTAAATCTCAATGACCTCAACCTACCCAATGGTACAGACAACATCGAGGGTATTAGCTTCGGCCCCACACTAGCTGATGGTAGTCAATCGATTGTCTTGGTGAGTGATAACAACTTTAGCGGTACGCAATTTACGCAAATCCTCACCTTGAGTGCAGAGATAGTTCCTACAGTTACGCCGACAGTAGAAACTCGCCCTGATTTACTTGACGATGATAATCCGTCAATTCCAGTAATTGACCAAAATGCTGATGCTGATGACCCAGCAATTTATGTGAATGCAACGAATCCCGATGCTAGCCTCGTCATAACTTCAGTGAAAAATGCGGGATTGCGGGTTTATGACTTGTCAGGGAACTTATTGCAGAGTGTTAATCCTGGCGGTATTCGCTACAACAACGTTGATTTACAATACGGCTTTCAATTGGGTGGTCAATCTATAGATATAGCCGTAGCGAGCGATCGCCAAAATGATAAGCTAGTATTCTTCAAAATTAACCCCAATCCCACAACCCCCGGTCAATATCTAGAAAACATCACCGACAGTAATCTTGGGACTCTCTTCCAAGGCGCACCCTTTGCAGCGCCTTATTCCTCTTCTTCCCGCAGCGCTTACGGTCTAGCTTTGTACCGTAGCCCCATCACGAATGATTATTACGTCTTTGTCAATCGCCGCCAAACTGGAGACATCGCCCAGTTCAAACTCATAGACCAAGGTAATGGCAAAATTGGGACGCAATTAATCCGACAGTTCACCATCCCCACAGATGCGGGAATTGACCCCCAAACTGAAGGGATGGTGGTAGACCAAGAGACTGGTTTCCTCTACATTGGACAAGAGAATGTCGGTATTTGGAAATACGAAGCCGAACCCAACAGGGGGAATACAGGTAGGCTAATTGACACAATCAAAGATTTGGGTGGTTCTTACCTGACCGACGATGTAGAAGGCTTGACTATTTACTATGGTGAGAATGGCACAGGTTACTTATTAGCATCTAGCCAAGGTGAAAATACCTTTGTTGCTTATACCAGGGAGGGCAACAACGATTATGTCGGTAGTTTTGGCGTGGGGAATAATGGAGCGATCGACAGTGTGCAAGAGTCTGATGGTGCAGATGTAGTTAACGTCCCATTAGGCGCTAATTTCCCCTTTGGTTTGTTCGTTACCCAAGATGGTGACAATCAACCAGCCAACATAGTTGATGGTGAAAATGTGAACGCTAACTTCAAACTAGTACCTTGGGAAAATATCGCCAATGCTTTTTCTCAACCCTTAGACATTGACACCACCAGTTACGACCCTCGTAATCCCGTCGCCCAAGCCAGACTGACTATCTACGATTTTGAGAACCTACCCAAATTAGGGACAACTTCCGCAGGTCAAGATATTTTCCTTGGTGGTTTCTCTGGGCTTTACTTCCAAGGTATCGCCGCTAATGGTAACTTGAAATTCGTCACCAATACAGACCGAGGCCCCAATGGTGAAAACATCGGTGCAAACAGACCATTTGCTTTACCCAACTTCCAACCAGAAATAGTCAGTTTTGAACTCAACCGCGCTACAGGCGAAATCACCATTACCCAAAGAACCGGATTGTTCCGCCAAGATGGGACAACACCCTTAACTGGACTACCCAACCTGCAAGCTGGGGCGAGAAACACAGCCTACACTGATGAAATTCCCGTTAACTTACAAAACCAAATCTTATCTAACGACCCCTTGGGAGCCGATTTAGAGGGAATTGTTGTAGATAGAAATGGGGATTACTGGCTTGTGGATGAGTACCGTCCAGCAATTTATCATTTTAATAGTAATGGCTCCTTAATCGATCGCTTCATTCCCAGAGGAACTGCAACCGCACCCAATCCCGACCAACCAGCCGGCACTTTTGGGACGGAAGTATTACCAGAAGTTTACGCCCAACGCCGCAACAATCGCGGATTTGAAGCTGTGGCGCTGGAAGGTAACAAACTTTACGCCTTTATTCAAAGTCCCATTGATAACCCTGACAATAGTGGTGATACGGTTTCTCGCAGTTCCCGCAACTTGAGAATTCTGGAGTTTGATATTGTCAGCAAACAAGTAACAGCCGAATATTTGTATTTACTGGAAGGTCTGCCAAATACTGACAAAATTGGTGATGCAGTTTCCTTGGGTAAGGGTAAATTCGCTGTAGTTGAGCGGGATGATGGTGAAACCGCCGACGCTAATAAATTGATTTTTCTGATTGATTTGGCGGGTGCTACCAATATCAATAACTCTGCTAACTATAGTTTGCCCACTGGTAGAACAATTGAACAACTGACACCAGATGAGTTAACTGCTGCTAATATCACCCCTGTGAGTAAGAGTCTCATCGCCAATGCGGCTGAACTGGGTTACACAGGTGTGGGTAAATTAGAAGGACTAGCACTCGTCGCACCAAATACTCTCGCCCTACTCAATGACAATGATTTCGGTGTCACGGGAACTACCACCAATCCTGATGGGACAATTAGCATTAGAGTTTCCCCACTAGCTGAAAGACTGGCTCTCTTGGAACTCCCCGATAATTTACCAGTCACACAACCATTAGATATTCAGTTCGGCTCCTCTGGTAGTGATAATATTACGGCGGAACCTGGTCAAATATTATTCACAGGTGATGGTGCCGATACGGTAGATTCTCCTGGGAATAATACTATCTCCACGGGCAACGGTGATGATACGGTATTTGTGGGCAGTGATGCTTCTGTCTCTACTGGTAATGGTAACGATCAAATCTTCATCGGTGTCGAGAGTCCAGCCAGCAATACCACAGCTAATGGTGGTAATGGTGACGACGAAATCACCGTGATTGAAGCAGGTGGAAGTAATAACCTTTTTGGCGCAGCAGGTAATGATACTCTGCAAGTCATTGAAGGTTCTCGTCAATTTGCCTTTGGTGGTTCTGGTAACGACACCCTCACAAGTAACGGTAGCTATAACCGTCTCAATGGTGGTTCAGGAGATGACAAATTATTCTCCAGTGTGAATGACTCTTTGTTCGGTGGTGATGGTGATGATGTGCTATTTGCAGGTCAAGCTGGTAGTAACCGCCTCACTGGTGGCGCTGGTGCTGACCAGTTTTGGATTGCTAATGGTAGTTTACCAACTAGCAAGAATACTGTGACTGATTTTGCAGTCGGTGTTGACAAAATCGGACTGGGTGGAATTGGTGTGACACAATTTAGCGCTTTGAGTCTGGTACAGCAAGGCGCTGATACTTTGGTGAAACTAGGGGCGACTGAGTTAGTTGCATTACAAGGAATTACTTCAACTAGTCTGAGTGTGACTGACTTTGTTTTTGCTGTAAGTTTGGTGGGTTAG
- a CDS encoding peptidase domain-containing ABC transporter, translated as MTYIKSAFQEFLVTIEGFDQLPSEELTQILDNLQPFRYRIGQKIIGKERTPERVTIIYEGQVRLLGFDPQTQVPTTLKLMKPGEIIGEIGLLRDVACETAIASADEVIGLTLNATDYLRLLESYPGFAHARQNQSYIIEVFDVLSSQLANQANVISNLDELAAQALENAKIDYLPPGRNFFHQLDSESIWFVSGGTVTNYPIGSRLEPSDGNRVIEVQGESPARLVGLEPLDLLFLENDYRPGGELTVHDSSPNITEALDIPYASEEELPQSSSVPSNAKPRQKFPFVRGKGELNSTFACFQMLTKHLQIPFRKEVVRRILNEQIKRQGTISFPACAYLSELIGLKANLVDLPAAAITRVPTPALVRYGDGYAVLYAADNNNVVLGVPSQGIVRCKPAQILEHLDIVEDSYPPQIRVLLLSATKETPQERFGLRWFIPYLSRYRRVLIEVFIASFFVQLAALANPLVIQLIIDKVIVQNSISTLNVLGVLLLAVGVFEAVLTTLRTYLFVDTTNRIDMGLGSEIIDHLLRLPLRYFEKRPVGELATRINELENIRQFLTGTALTVGLDAVFSVVYIIVMLFYSWQLTLVGLGTIPIFIIITLIASPTVSRQLRSKAERNSETQSYLVEVMSGIQTVKAQNIELRSRFSWQERYARYVAAGFKTVITSTLANSTSQFLNKLSSLLVLWVGAYLVLQGELTLGELIAFRIISGYVTSPILRLAQLWQSFQETALSLERLSDIVDTPQEAEIDRYNIPLPEIQGSVKYENISFRFAPSGPLQLSNVNLEIPSGKFIGIVGQSGSGKSTMMKLLLRLYDVESGRILIDGYDIAKVELYSLRRQVGVVPQETLLFDGTVQENIALTNPDASTDEIIEAARVAAAHEFIMSLPNGYNTRVGERGAGLSGGQRQRIAIARSVLQRPKLLVLDEATSALDYPTERQVCLNLAKAFQGSTVFFITHRLNTVSHADMIVVMDAGKVIEQGSHQELMAAKGHYFYLYQQQEVNL; from the coding sequence ATGACTTATATTAAGAGCGCTTTTCAAGAATTTCTTGTCACCATTGAGGGTTTTGACCAGTTACCAAGTGAGGAACTGACTCAAATCCTCGACAATTTACAGCCATTTCGCTATCGTATTGGTCAAAAAATTATTGGCAAAGAAAGAACGCCAGAACGAGTAACAATTATTTATGAAGGTCAAGTACGACTGTTGGGATTTGATCCGCAAACGCAAGTCCCGACAACCCTAAAGTTGATGAAACCAGGGGAAATCATTGGTGAAATTGGGTTATTGCGGGATGTAGCTTGTGAAACTGCGATCGCCTCTGCCGATGAAGTGATAGGCTTAACTTTAAATGCTACAGATTACTTACGTCTGTTGGAGTCATACCCAGGTTTTGCTCACGCACGCCAAAACCAAAGTTACATCATCGAGGTTTTCGATGTTTTGAGTTCCCAGTTAGCTAACCAAGCTAACGTGATTAGTAACCTTGATGAACTGGCTGCACAAGCTCTAGAAAATGCCAAAATAGATTACCTTCCACCAGGGAGAAATTTCTTCCATCAATTAGATAGTGAAAGCATTTGGTTTGTTAGTGGCGGAACAGTGACAAATTACCCCATAGGTTCTCGCCTAGAACCTAGTGACGGGAATCGGGTAATTGAAGTCCAGGGAGAAAGTCCGGCGCGGTTAGTTGGTTTAGAGCCTTTAGATTTATTGTTTTTAGAGAACGATTATCGCCCTGGTGGAGAACTTACCGTCCATGATAGTTCACCCAACATTACAGAAGCTTTAGATATTCCCTACGCTAGCGAAGAAGAACTTCCCCAGTCAAGTTCTGTTCCCAGCAATGCTAAACCAAGACAAAAATTCCCCTTTGTTCGGGGTAAAGGTGAATTAAATTCTACCTTTGCTTGTTTTCAAATGCTTACCAAGCACTTACAAATTCCCTTCCGCAAAGAAGTAGTGCGCCGCATTTTGAATGAGCAAATTAAACGTCAAGGAACCATCTCCTTCCCTGCTTGCGCTTACCTCTCCGAGTTAATTGGACTCAAAGCCAATCTAGTTGATTTACCTGCGGCGGCTATTACCCGTGTTCCTACCCCGGCCTTAGTCCGTTATGGTGATGGTTATGCAGTCTTGTATGCGGCTGATAATAATAATGTAGTTTTGGGTGTACCATCTCAAGGGATAGTACGCTGCAAACCCGCCCAGATACTTGAGCATTTAGATATTGTCGAAGACAGTTATCCCCCACAAATCAGGGTATTGCTGCTGTCTGCTACCAAAGAAACCCCACAAGAACGCTTTGGTTTACGTTGGTTCATACCTTACTTGTCTCGCTATCGCCGGGTTTTGATTGAAGTTTTTATTGCTTCTTTCTTTGTTCAGTTAGCGGCTTTAGCCAATCCCCTAGTTATTCAGCTCATCATTGATAAAGTCATCGTCCAAAACAGTATTAGTACCCTGAATGTTTTGGGAGTTTTGCTGTTAGCCGTTGGGGTATTTGAAGCAGTCCTCACCACCTTAAGGACTTACTTATTTGTCGATACTACCAACCGTATCGATATGGGTTTGGGTTCAGAAATCATTGACCACTTATTACGCCTACCACTGCGCTACTTTGAAAAGCGTCCTGTGGGTGAACTCGCTACCCGCATCAACGAATTAGAAAATATTCGTCAGTTTCTCACGGGGACAGCCTTGACAGTAGGTTTAGATGCGGTCTTCTCCGTGGTTTATATCATTGTCATGCTATTTTATAGCTGGCAACTTACCTTAGTTGGTTTAGGCACGATTCCTATATTTATCATTATCACCTTAATTGCATCGCCTACGGTGAGTAGACAGTTACGTTCCAAAGCCGAACGCAACTCGGAAACGCAATCTTATTTAGTTGAGGTGATGTCTGGGATTCAGACGGTGAAGGCGCAAAATATCGAACTGCGATCGCGCTTTTCCTGGCAAGAGAGGTATGCTCGATATGTAGCAGCAGGTTTTAAAACTGTTATCACATCAACACTAGCTAACTCTACGAGTCAATTTCTCAACAAACTCAGCAGTTTACTTGTGTTGTGGGTGGGTGCTTATTTGGTACTCCAAGGTGAACTAACTCTAGGGGAATTAATCGCCTTTAGAATTATCTCCGGTTACGTCACCAGCCCTATTTTACGCCTAGCTCAACTTTGGCAAAGCTTCCAAGAAACAGCATTATCTCTAGAACGGTTGAGTGATATTGTTGATACGCCCCAAGAAGCCGAAATTGACCGCTACAATATTCCCTTACCGGAGATTCAAGGGTCTGTCAAATACGAGAATATTTCCTTTAGGTTCGCACCAAGCGGCCCTTTACAGCTATCCAATGTCAATTTAGAAATCCCCTCTGGGAAATTTATCGGTATAGTCGGACAAAGCGGCTCCGGTAAAAGTACGATGATGAAATTACTGCTGCGCTTGTACGATGTAGAGTCCGGCAGAATTTTAATTGATGGTTACGATATTGCCAAAGTAGAACTATATTCATTACGTCGCCAAGTCGGTGTAGTACCCCAAGAAACCCTGTTATTTGATGGGACGGTGCAAGAAAATATTGCCCTGACAAACCCTGATGCTAGCACTGACGAAATTATCGAAGCGGCGCGAGTAGCAGCAGCCCACGAATTTATTATGAGCTTACCCAACGGGTATAATACCCGCGTAGGGGAACGTGGGGCTGGACTTTCTGGAGGACAAAGACAGAGAATAGCGATCGCCCGTTCTGTTCTCCAAAGACCTAAACTATTAGTATTAGACGAAGCTACCAGCGCTTTAGACTATCCTACAGAACGACAAGTTTGCCTTAACTTAGCTAAAGCCTTTCAAGGTAGCACAGTATTCTTTATTACCCACCGACTCAACACCGTCAGTCATGCAGACATGATTGTGGTCATGGATGCAGGAAAAGTTATAGAACAAGGAAGCCACCAAGAATTAATGGCGGCTAAAGGTCATTATTTTTACCTGTACCAACAACAGGAAGTAAATTTGTAA
- a CDS encoding HlyD family efflux transporter periplasmic adaptor subunit, which produces MTQLNSDRRNGNNSNGKQNKMIKIDGQASPETSKALVKFNQNDFEQSVVLRQSPIWSRTIMLTLIGLACVGIGWAYFAKIEQVVPATGQLKPEGTVKEVQAPVNGVVKEVFVKNGETVNKGDLLLTFDQVTTVAQLNSLEKVRRALTQENQTYRRLMRSTGGIASELEFVRSRLPQEATFLLRSRAALVAENELLRTQLNNATTGIGLDSDEQKQLQVAKTELDSRAAAAGLEVSKIQKQLTQTTVKLQDTQSSLAIQQRILDKIKILAEEGGISQLQYLNQQQQVQTTAAEVAQLVEEQKRLQFDIEKNQQQVTNTVANSDKNILEKIADNKKRIAEIDSQFMRIVLDNERNLADITSKISQAQQDLKYQELRAPVAGTIFDLKANNTGFVANPTQKLLQIVPNENFIAEVFITNKDIGFVRKGMKVDVRIDSFPFSQFGDIKGEIIDIGSDALQPDEIYKFYRFPARIKLNQQYLQVQDKHISLQSGMSISANIKVREERTVLSLFTEMFTNQVDSLKQVR; this is translated from the coding sequence ATGACTCAACTCAATAGCGATCGCCGTAACGGTAATAATAGTAATGGGAAGCAAAATAAGATGATCAAAATTGATGGTCAAGCTTCACCAGAGACAAGCAAAGCTTTAGTTAAATTTAATCAAAATGACTTTGAGCAATCGGTAGTACTGCGCCAATCTCCTATTTGGTCACGCACAATTATGCTGACCTTGATAGGGTTAGCTTGTGTGGGTATTGGTTGGGCATATTTTGCAAAAATCGAACAGGTAGTACCAGCTACTGGTCAACTGAAACCAGAAGGTACAGTTAAAGAAGTACAAGCACCAGTGAATGGTGTAGTGAAGGAGGTTTTTGTTAAAAATGGAGAAACAGTTAATAAAGGTGATCTACTATTAACCTTTGATCAAGTTACCACCGTCGCCCAGTTAAACTCATTAGAAAAGGTTAGACGTGCCTTAACTCAAGAAAATCAGACCTATCGCCGCTTAATGAGATCAACTGGTGGTATTGCTTCTGAACTAGAATTTGTTCGCAGTCGATTACCACAAGAAGCAACTTTTCTGTTAAGAAGTCGTGCAGCACTAGTTGCAGAAAATGAATTGCTGCGTACTCAATTAAATAATGCTACCACGGGTATAGGTTTAGATAGTGATGAACAAAAACAGCTACAAGTTGCCAAAACTGAATTAGATTCTCGTGCAGCAGCCGCAGGACTAGAAGTTTCCAAAATTCAAAAACAACTAACTCAAACAACGGTAAAGCTACAAGATACTCAATCTAGTTTGGCAATCCAACAAAGGATTTTAGATAAGATTAAAATCTTAGCAGAAGAAGGTGGTATTTCGCAGTTACAATATCTAAATCAACAACAGCAGGTACAAACTACAGCAGCAGAAGTCGCTCAATTAGTTGAAGAACAAAAACGCCTGCAATTTGATATTGAAAAAAATCAACAGCAAGTTACTAATACAGTTGCTAATTCTGATAAAAATATTTTAGAGAAAATTGCTGATAACAAAAAACGTATTGCAGAAATTGATAGTCAGTTCATGAGAATTGTCTTAGATAATGAACGCAATTTAGCCGATATCACAAGCAAAATTTCTCAAGCTCAACAGGATCTTAAATATCAAGAATTACGCGCTCCTGTAGCTGGCACAATCTTTGATTTAAAAGCAAACAATACTGGATTTGTGGCGAACCCTACACAAAAATTATTGCAAATCGTCCCTAATGAAAACTTTATTGCTGAGGTTTTCATCACTAATAAAGATATTGGTTTTGTCCGCAAAGGAATGAAAGTAGATGTCAGAATTGACTCTTTTCCTTTCAGCCAGTTTGGTGATATCAAAGGTGAAATAATTGATATTGGCTCAGATGCGTTGCAACCAGATGAAATATATAAGTTTTATCGCTTCCCTGCCAGAATTAAACTCAATCAACAATACTTACAAGTCCAAGATAAGCACATT